Proteins encoded by one window of Haloarcula pelagica:
- a CDS encoding Gfo/Idh/MocA family protein, whose translation MRFGVLSTADIGIDSVIPGIQHSEHEVAAISSRDEDRAAAVAERLGIPESYEGYDTLLADDSLDAVYIPLPNGHHAEWVRAAADAGLHVVCEKPLTASAAETEAVFDYCEERGVTLMEAFMYRYHPLTERAVEIVESELGEVRNVTSTFTFRMPDGADDIRLDPDLAGGSVMDVGCYAVSAARLFLGDPERVYATTTDRRDCGVETEMACVMEYGDGASARLQSGFETPLTQYYRVETTDGWLRAEPTFDVGVDNATELTYGVGEREVTERFEPVDHYRREIEHFADCVAAGETPRVDREESVAVMRTIDAIYESAQRGQPVDLD comes from the coding sequence ATGCGATTTGGCGTCCTCAGCACGGCGGACATCGGTATCGACTCGGTCATTCCGGGCATCCAGCACAGCGAACACGAAGTCGCGGCCATCTCCTCACGGGACGAGGATCGCGCTGCGGCTGTGGCCGAACGGCTGGGGATCCCCGAGAGCTACGAGGGGTACGACACACTGCTGGCGGACGACTCGCTCGACGCGGTCTACATCCCGTTGCCCAACGGCCACCACGCGGAGTGGGTTCGGGCGGCCGCCGACGCCGGGCTCCACGTCGTCTGTGAGAAACCCCTCACTGCGAGCGCCGCCGAGACCGAAGCGGTCTTCGACTACTGCGAGGAGCGCGGCGTCACTCTCATGGAGGCGTTCATGTACCGCTACCACCCGCTCACCGAGCGGGCCGTCGAGATCGTCGAGTCGGAGCTGGGCGAGGTCCGGAACGTCACGTCGACGTTTACGTTCCGAATGCCCGACGGCGCCGACGACATCCGGCTCGATCCGGACCTGGCCGGCGGTAGTGTGATGGACGTTGGCTGTTACGCCGTCAGCGCCGCACGCCTGTTCCTCGGTGACCCCGAACGGGTGTACGCGACGACCACCGACCGACGGGACTGTGGCGTCGAGACGGAGATGGCGTGTGTCATGGAGTACGGCGACGGCGCGAGCGCTCGCCTCCAGTCCGGCTTCGAGACGCCGCTGACCCAGTACTACCGCGTCGAGACGACCGACGGCTGGCTTCGCGCCGAGCCGACCTTCGACGTTGGCGTCGACAACGCCACGGAGCTGACTTACGGTGTCGGCGAACGCGAAGTGACCGAGCGGTTCGAGCCGGTCGACCACTACCGCCGCGAGATCGAGCACTTTGCCGACTGTGTCGCCGCCGGTGAGACGCCCCGGGTCGACCGCGAGGAGAGCGTCGCCGTGATGCGAACTATCGACGCCATCTACGAGAGCGCACAGCGCGGACAACCGGTCGATCTCGACTGA
- a CDS encoding IclR family transcriptional regulator — MPTPARNPLQSVATTFEILDALKTLDGAGVTELAQHLDVPKSTAHNYLSTLEQEEYVVREDTEYRVGLRFLELGAYARHVEKLFEIAKPEVDRLADETGELANLLVEEHGRGTYLYRAYGDQAVRVKAHVGTRVPLHTTALGKAILAFLPPGEVDEIVDRHGLDAPTDQSIGTRSELDDALAEVREQGVAFDDEERIDGLRCVAAPIRDDGDEVIGAISASGPTNRLRGERFREELAGKVLEVANVIELNVTHS; from the coding sequence ATGCCCACGCCAGCTCGAAACCCACTCCAGTCTGTCGCGACGACCTTCGAGATACTCGACGCCTTGAAGACACTGGACGGGGCGGGCGTGACCGAACTCGCACAGCATCTCGACGTGCCAAAGAGCACCGCCCACAACTACCTCAGCACGCTCGAACAGGAGGAGTACGTCGTCAGAGAGGACACCGAGTACCGTGTCGGACTCCGGTTTCTCGAACTCGGTGCGTACGCACGCCACGTGGAGAAACTGTTCGAGATCGCCAAGCCGGAGGTGGATCGCCTGGCCGACGAGACCGGCGAACTCGCCAACTTACTCGTCGAGGAACACGGCCGTGGGACGTATCTCTACCGCGCATACGGCGACCAGGCGGTCCGCGTGAAAGCACACGTCGGGACCCGGGTCCCGCTGCACACGACGGCGCTCGGGAAGGCCATCCTCGCTTTTCTGCCGCCCGGGGAGGTCGACGAGATCGTCGACCGTCACGGGTTGGACGCGCCGACGGACCAGTCGATCGGCACCCGGAGCGAACTCGACGACGCCCTCGCCGAGGTCCGCGAGCAGGGGGTCGCGTTCGACGACGAGGAGCGCATCGACGGCCTGCGCTGTGTGGCCGCGCCGATCAGAGACGACGGCGACGAGGTCATCGGTGCCATCAGTGCGTCCGGCCCGACCAACCGGCTCCGCGGCGAACGGTTCCGCGAGGAACTCGCCGGGAAAGTGCTGGAGGTCGCCAACGTCATCGAACTCAACGTCACCCACTCGTAG
- the gfo6 gene encoding D-xylose 1-dehydrogenase Gfo6, which produces MYDWFDSYEERDWQTTTEGTVRLALLGLGWWTIDEALPAIGNTDRCEATTLVSSSAEKAERLADENGVDNGISYDEFHDGAAADAYDAVYLGTPNAYHLEYVETAADLGKAVLCEKPMESTVERAEAMVDACERADVPLMIAYRMHTDPTVRRARDLLDEGFIGEPVSVYGNNSQPLLEMIPDHDQWRLDPDVSGYGTSVTDLGIYSVNTARFLLDRDPVAVQSRMSSHHEAFADVPDERSGSLLALEGDVKMVTTTSQNAHRDTQLKLTGTEGQIDLRPAFHGTCTMHLSRGDLSATIENAAVDSQREMREEFDYFADRVLTGGDIVPDGRHGLQDMRIIQALHEAADTGDVVTLE; this is translated from the coding sequence ATGTACGACTGGTTCGACAGCTACGAGGAGCGCGATTGGCAGACCACCACGGAGGGGACCGTCCGCCTCGCCCTGCTGGGGCTTGGCTGGTGGACGATCGACGAGGCGTTGCCCGCGATCGGGAACACGGACCGCTGTGAAGCGACCACGCTCGTCAGCTCCTCGGCGGAGAAGGCCGAGCGGCTGGCCGACGAGAACGGCGTCGACAACGGGATCAGTTACGACGAGTTCCACGACGGAGCCGCGGCCGACGCCTACGACGCGGTGTATCTCGGAACGCCAAACGCCTACCATCTGGAGTACGTCGAGACAGCAGCGGATCTCGGGAAGGCGGTCCTCTGTGAGAAGCCCATGGAGTCGACCGTCGAGCGGGCCGAGGCGATGGTCGACGCCTGCGAGCGGGCGGACGTGCCGCTGATGATCGCCTACCGGATGCACACCGACCCGACCGTCCGCCGGGCGCGGGACCTACTCGACGAGGGGTTCATCGGCGAACCGGTGTCGGTGTACGGCAACAACAGCCAGCCGCTGCTGGAGATGATCCCCGACCACGACCAGTGGCGGCTCGACCCCGATGTCTCGGGCTACGGCACCTCGGTCACCGATCTGGGCATCTACTCGGTAAACACTGCTCGGTTCTTGCTGGACCGGGACCCGGTCGCGGTACAGTCCCGGATGAGTTCCCACCACGAGGCGTTCGCGGACGTGCCCGACGAGCGCTCGGGGTCGCTGCTCGCACTTGAGGGCGACGTGAAGATGGTCACGACGACCAGCCAGAACGCCCACAGGGACACCCAGCTCAAGCTCACCGGCACCGAGGGCCAGATCGATCTGCGGCCGGCGTTTCACGGCACCTGTACCATGCATCTCTCGCGCGGTGACCTCTCGGCGACTATCGAGAACGCGGCGGTCGACTCTCAGCGGGAGATGCGCGAGGAGTTCGACTACTTCGCCGACCGCGTGCTCACCGGTGGGGACATCGTTCCGGACGGCCGCCACGGCCTCCAAGATATGCGGATCATCCAGGCGCTCCACGAGGCCGCCGACACCGGCGACGTGGTCACGCTGGAGTGA
- a CDS encoding zinc-dependent alcohol dehydrogenase yields the protein MRGLAKVRRSHGAMEFVDRSRPEPAPDEALVEVDYAGLCGSDAGIYEFESAFERMELPTVIGHEYAGRVVETGDAVSKFSVGDRVVERPIRGCGDCYQCEIGESNVCQDAVITGVDHDGAYEQFVSVPERALHPVPDSVPQKHAAVVEPTSIGARAVIENSRVTAGDRVLVEGPGPIGLLTAQIARAQGATVVVSGVGQDATYRLPLAEDLGFETLNIAEDDVAARRESLTDGVGYDVVFDTTGHPSGLPSAVDEVRKGGQIVLVGQTGETTMEYSPLVRSEIDLQCSYASMYDDFERSLRLIDRGAVDCETFVDDRFSLLDADEAFEAFVGGETCKPVFDVSELYD from the coding sequence ATGCGTGGCTTAGCAAAAGTGCGTCGTAGCCACGGCGCAATGGAGTTCGTCGACCGGAGTCGCCCGGAGCCAGCGCCCGACGAGGCGCTCGTGGAAGTCGACTACGCGGGGCTCTGTGGCAGCGACGCCGGAATCTACGAGTTCGAATCGGCCTTCGAGCGGATGGAGCTCCCGACAGTCATCGGGCACGAGTACGCCGGGCGCGTCGTCGAGACCGGTGACGCGGTGTCGAAGTTCTCCGTCGGCGACCGCGTCGTCGAGCGCCCGATCCGAGGCTGTGGCGACTGCTACCAGTGTGAGATCGGCGAGTCGAACGTCTGCCAGGACGCGGTCATCACCGGCGTCGACCACGACGGGGCCTACGAGCAGTTCGTCTCCGTCCCGGAGCGTGCGCTCCACCCGGTGCCCGACTCGGTCCCCCAGAAACACGCGGCCGTGGTCGAGCCGACGAGCATCGGCGCCCGGGCGGTCATCGAGAACTCCCGGGTGACCGCGGGCGACCGCGTCCTCGTCGAAGGGCCGGGGCCGATCGGCCTTCTGACCGCACAGATCGCCCGCGCACAGGGCGCGACCGTCGTCGTCTCCGGCGTCGGGCAGGACGCCACCTACCGGCTTCCCCTGGCCGAGGACCTGGGCTTCGAGACGCTCAACATCGCCGAGGACGACGTAGCGGCCCGTCGCGAGTCACTCACCGACGGCGTCGGCTACGACGTGGTGTTCGACACGACCGGCCACCCCTCGGGGCTCCCCTCCGCCGTCGACGAGGTCCGGAAGGGCGGCCAGATCGTCCTGGTCGGCCAGACCGGCGAGACGACCATGGAGTACTCGCCGCTGGTCCGCTCGGAGATCGACCTCCAGTGTTCCTACGCGTCGATGTACGACGACTTCGAGCGCTCGCTGCGCCTGATCGACCGCGGCGCGGTCGACTGCGAGACGTTCGTCGACGACCGGTTCTCGCTGTTAGACGCCGACGAGGCCTTCGAAGCGTTCGTCGGCGGCGAGACCTGCAAGCCGGTCTTCGACGTGTCGGAACTCTACGACTGA
- a CDS encoding SDR family NAD(P)-dependent oxidoreductase, producing the protein MDSYDHTPVSLDGKRAVVVGGTSGIGQAIALGFAAEGADVIATSRSEDAVSETADAIEEYGVDTARVTCDVTERETLDALRETAQAELGGIDAVVASQGAISRESVLGIDDESWEFVTDVALDGVRRVTQALVPGMDGDGAVVNISSLAARLAMADLPAYAAAKGGVESFTRASAKELAPEVRVNAIAPGFVITPQNADTYAEGTEKRAEIDDRTPLGRVADREEIVGAAVFLASDAASFVTGEVLTVDGGFADSAF; encoded by the coding sequence ATGGACTCCTACGACCACACACCAGTCTCTCTCGACGGCAAGCGCGCGGTCGTCGTCGGCGGGACGAGCGGCATCGGACAGGCAATCGCCCTCGGGTTCGCAGCCGAGGGGGCAGACGTGATCGCGACCAGTCGCAGCGAGGACGCCGTCAGTGAGACGGCCGACGCCATCGAGGAGTACGGCGTCGATACGGCCCGAGTGACCTGTGACGTGACCGAGCGCGAGACGCTCGACGCGCTGCGGGAGACGGCCCAGGCGGAACTGGGCGGTATCGACGCTGTCGTCGCCTCACAGGGCGCGATCTCCCGGGAGTCGGTGCTGGGTATCGACGACGAGTCCTGGGAGTTCGTCACCGACGTGGCGCTGGACGGCGTCCGTCGGGTGACCCAGGCGCTCGTCCCCGGGATGGACGGCGACGGAGCGGTCGTCAACATCTCCTCGCTTGCGGCGCGGTTGGCGATGGCGGACCTGCCGGCCTACGCGGCGGCCAAAGGCGGCGTTGAGTCGTTCACGCGCGCGTCGGCAAAGGAACTGGCCCCGGAAGTGCGCGTCAACGCGATCGCACCCGGGTTCGTCATCACGCCACAGAACGCCGACACGTACGCCGAGGGGACCGAGAAACGGGCCGAGATCGACGACCGGACGCCGCTGGGGCGGGTCGCCGACCGCGAGGAGATCGTCGGCGCAGCGGTCTTCCTCGCAAGCGACGCCGCGTCGTTCGTCACGGGCGAGGTGCTCACCGTCGACGGTGGATTCGCGGACAGCGCGTTCTGA
- a CDS encoding ABC transporter ATP-binding protein, whose protein sequence is MSRLILDDVTKVFEDGDEEIVAVDDISVEIPDGEFLVLVGPSGCGKSTTLRMIAGLETITDGEIRLDDSVQNDVRTQDRDIAMVFQSYALYPHKTARGNMSFGLEEATDLSDAEIDDRVTEAASMMGIEGLLDRLPGELSGGQQQRVALGRAIVRDPEVFLMDEPLSNLDAKLRAEMRTELQQLQQQLGVTTVYVTHDQTEAMTMSDRIAVMNDGKLQQVGRPLELYHEPANLFVAQFIGEPSMNFLTGRREGSSFVTDRIQYPLPMDIADAVGDATDLVFGIRPEDIEIGESADNPAHEFEMTATVVEPMGNQNVVHLEFPGETEGTEDLVATTEGMKQVDAGETVRVYIPPETVHVFDAASGEALHNRQLEFAEQELRL, encoded by the coding sequence ATGTCCCGACTGATACTCGACGACGTGACGAAGGTGTTCGAGGACGGCGACGAGGAGATCGTCGCGGTCGACGACATCTCTGTCGAGATTCCCGACGGCGAGTTCCTCGTGCTGGTCGGCCCGTCGGGCTGTGGGAAGTCCACCACCCTGCGGATGATCGCCGGGCTGGAGACGATCACCGACGGCGAGATCCGCCTCGACGATTCGGTCCAGAACGACGTGCGGACCCAGGATCGGGACATCGCGATGGTGTTCCAGTCCTACGCGCTGTACCCGCACAAGACCGCCCGCGGGAACATGTCGTTCGGGCTGGAGGAGGCGACCGACCTCTCGGACGCCGAGATCGACGACCGGGTCACCGAAGCCGCCTCGATGATGGGCATCGAGGGCCTCCTCGATCGCCTCCCCGGCGAACTGTCGGGCGGCCAGCAACAGCGGGTCGCGCTGGGACGGGCCATCGTCCGGGACCCCGAGGTGTTCCTGATGGACGAACCGCTCTCGAACCTGGACGCGAAACTCCGCGCGGAGATGCGCACCGAACTCCAGCAACTCCAGCAGCAACTCGGCGTGACGACCGTCTACGTCACCCACGACCAGACCGAGGCGATGACGATGTCCGACCGCATCGCCGTGATGAACGACGGGAAACTCCAGCAGGTCGGTCGGCCCTTGGAGCTGTACCACGAGCCGGCGAACCTCTTTGTCGCCCAGTTCATCGGCGAGCCGTCGATGAATTTCCTCACCGGCAGGCGCGAGGGGTCGTCGTTCGTCACCGACCGCATCCAGTATCCCCTCCCCATGGACATCGCCGACGCCGTCGGCGACGCGACGGATCTCGTCTTTGGCATCCGCCCGGAGGACATCGAGATCGGCGAGTCCGCCGACAACCCCGCCCACGAGTTCGAGATGACCGCCACCGTCGTCGAACCGATGGGCAACCAGAACGTCGTCCACCTGGAGTTCCCCGGTGAGACGGAGGGAACAGAGGACCTCGTCGCGACTACCGAGGGGATGAAACAGGTCGACGCCGGCGAGACCGTCCGTGTCTACATTCCCCCGGAGACCGTCCACGTCTTCGACGCCGCCAGCGGCGAGGCGCTCCACAACCGCCAACTGGAGTTCGCCGAGCAGGAACTGCGGCTGTAA
- a CDS encoding ABC transporter ATP-binding protein, with product MGEITIDSLTKQFGDTTAVDDLSIEIEDGEFLVLVGPSGCGKSTTLRCLAGLETPTSGDIYIADDHMNFRVPQNRDIAMVFQDYALYPHMTIRENVRFGLEEESGYTDAEREERVEEIAAMLGIEDLLERKPEELSGGQQQRVALGRAIVRDPEVFLMDEPLSNLDAKLRAEMRTELQQLQEQFGVTTVYVTHNQTEAMTMSDRIAVMDDGELQQVGKPLELYHAPANRFVAGFIGEPMMNFLTGTVRRGTFDGQFVEYPFDGDIREAVGGVDEVVLGIRPEDVSIAPAEEYDTPLQDHEFPMEVSVVEPHGDQNVVHLHHTADTEGTELVHALTSGTDIVESGQSVVATLDPDDIHVFDAASGEALHTRRLAAATEVTNV from the coding sequence ATGGGCGAGATCACTATCGACAGTCTGACCAAGCAGTTCGGCGATACCACCGCCGTCGACGATCTCTCGATCGAGATCGAGGACGGCGAGTTCCTCGTGCTAGTCGGCCCGTCGGGCTGTGGGAAGTCCACCACGCTTCGCTGTCTGGCTGGCCTGGAGACGCCCACGTCCGGTGACATCTACATCGCCGACGACCACATGAACTTCCGCGTGCCCCAGAACCGCGACATCGCCATGGTGTTCCAGGACTACGCGCTCTATCCCCACATGACCATCCGGGAGAACGTCCGGTTCGGGCTGGAGGAAGAGTCGGGCTACACCGACGCCGAGCGCGAGGAGCGCGTCGAGGAGATCGCCGCGATGCTGGGCATCGAGGACCTGCTCGAACGCAAGCCCGAGGAGCTTTCGGGCGGGCAACAACAGCGGGTCGCGCTGGGACGGGCGATCGTCCGGGACCCCGAGGTGTTCCTGATGGACGAGCCGCTCTCGAACCTGGACGCGAAACTCCGCGCGGAGATGCGCACCGAACTCCAGCAACTCCAGGAGCAGTTCGGCGTCACGACCGTCTACGTCACCCACAACCAGACCGAGGCGATGACGATGTCCGACCGCATCGCCGTGATGGACGACGGGGAACTCCAGCAGGTGGGCAAACCCCTCGAACTGTACCACGCGCCCGCGAACCGCTTCGTCGCGGGCTTTATCGGCGAGCCGATGATGAACTTCCTCACCGGCACCGTCAGGCGCGGGACCTTCGACGGCCAGTTCGTCGAGTACCCCTTCGACGGCGATATCCGGGAGGCCGTTGGGGGTGTCGACGAGGTGGTGCTGGGTATCCGCCCGGAGGACGTTTCCATCGCCCCGGCCGAGGAGTACGACACCCCCCTCCAGGATCACGAGTTCCCGATGGAGGTGAGCGTCGTCGAGCCACACGGCGACCAGAACGTCGTCCACCTGCACCACACCGCGGACACGGAGGGGACGGAACTGGTGCACGCCCTGACCAGTGGCACCGACATCGTCGAGTCCGGCCAGTCGGTCGTCGCGACACTGGACCCCGACGACATCCACGTCTTCGACGCCGCAAGCGGCGAGGCGTTGCACACGCGCCGACTGGCCGCGGCCACGGAGGTGACGAACGTCTAA
- a CDS encoding carbohydrate ABC transporter permease: protein MSQSTPDSTFDVASLVEDVSLKRIGQYVLVIVFIGFFLSPLQTGLMTAFKTNEAVARSIPLAPPSATGFTLGNLEFALEQLSGAFFNSLFMAIPATIGSVLFGSMAAYGLTMVRWRGQMAVLILFLVGIFLPYQAVLVPLARFWNNIFPLASMLAPTFGSLPVVQSYHANLVPLMITHIAYGIPICTILFRSYYQSLPSSLVEAAKIDGASISKIYRRVILPISKPMFGVVFIYQFTQIYNEFLFAFTLITGSDTPEAVVTLILPAVGASTSGVDFGIRMSASFLAAIPTLLIYVAFAEQFAKGLQTEGGA from the coding sequence ATGTCACAGTCAACACCTGATTCGACCTTCGACGTTGCATCGCTCGTCGAGGACGTGAGCCTGAAACGCATCGGCCAGTACGTACTGGTCATCGTCTTCATCGGCTTCTTCCTCTCGCCGCTACAGACCGGTCTCATGACCGCGTTCAAGACCAACGAGGCCGTCGCGCGGTCGATCCCGCTCGCACCGCCGAGCGCGACCGGCTTCACGCTCGGGAACCTTGAGTTCGCGCTCGAACAACTCTCGGGCGCCTTCTTCAACTCGCTGTTCATGGCGATCCCGGCCACCATCGGGAGCGTCCTGTTCGGGAGTATGGCCGCCTACGGCCTGACGATGGTCCGCTGGCGCGGACAGATGGCGGTCCTGATCCTGTTCCTCGTCGGTATCTTCCTGCCCTACCAGGCCGTGCTGGTCCCGCTCGCGCGGTTCTGGAACAACATCTTCCCGCTCGCGTCCATGCTGGCACCGACGTTTGGCTCTCTCCCGGTCGTCCAGTCGTACCACGCGAACCTGGTCCCACTGATGATCACCCACATCGCGTACGGCATTCCCATCTGTACGATCCTGTTCCGGTCGTACTACCAGAGCCTCCCCAGTTCGCTGGTCGAGGCGGCGAAGATCGACGGCGCCTCGATCTCGAAGATCTACCGCCGTGTCATCCTCCCCATCTCGAAGCCGATGTTCGGTGTCGTCTTCATCTACCAGTTCACCCAGATATACAACGAGTTCCTGTTCGCGTTCACGCTCATCACCGGGTCGGACACGCCCGAGGCCGTCGTGACGCTCATCCTCCCCGCCGTCGGGGCGTCGACCTCCGGCGTCGACTTCGGGATCCGGATGTCCGCGTCGTTCCTCGCGGCGATCCCGACGCTGCTCATCTACGTCGCGTTCGCCGAGCAGTTCGCGAAGGGTCTGCAGACGGAGGGAGGTGCCTGA
- a CDS encoding carbohydrate ABC transporter permease has product MGTHETTETTTQSSEEVDWETRLRYFLNSDFVRSSPFWGIPLFIMGVAVYGGMGFNIAISLTDARGLTPPDYSNLDLEMYGQVLGNEAFLTAAQNNLVLLVVFTTICLFLGLFLAILLDQGIRYNNTVQTIYLLPMSLSFVITAQMWLWMFNTNNGLLNIIVTTLGFEPVQWIGNPSIALGSVIFALIWQFSGYTMVVYLAGLRSLPDDQFEAARVDGASTIKTYLRIIVPQMKEASVSAAVVLMVFALKAFTFLYSLTGRYRPPNGTDILATLMVREAFKFGKWAYAASIATYLLILALGVIAPYLYYQYRQGSL; this is encoded by the coding sequence ATGGGTACGCACGAAACCACAGAGACGACGACACAGTCGTCCGAGGAAGTCGACTGGGAGACGAGACTCAGGTACTTCCTCAACAGCGACTTCGTCCGGTCGTCGCCGTTCTGGGGCATCCCCCTCTTCATCATGGGAGTCGCCGTCTACGGTGGGATGGGGTTCAACATCGCCATCTCGCTGACCGACGCCAGAGGGTTGACCCCGCCGGACTACAGCAACCTCGATCTGGAGATGTACGGACAGGTCCTGGGCAACGAGGCCTTCCTCACGGCCGCACAGAACAACCTCGTCTTGCTCGTGGTCTTTACCACGATCTGTCTGTTCCTCGGGCTGTTCCTCGCCATCCTGCTCGATCAGGGCATCCGTTACAACAACACCGTACAGACCATCTACCTGCTGCCGATGAGCCTCTCGTTCGTCATCACGGCACAGATGTGGCTCTGGATGTTCAACACCAACAACGGGCTGTTGAACATCATCGTGACGACACTCGGGTTCGAACCGGTCCAGTGGATCGGGAACCCGAGCATCGCGCTGGGATCGGTCATCTTCGCCCTCATCTGGCAGTTCAGCGGCTACACGATGGTCGTCTACCTCGCGGGGCTGCGGTCCCTGCCCGACGACCAGTTCGAGGCCGCTCGCGTCGACGGCGCGAGCACGATCAAGACCTACCTCCGTATCATCGTCCCCCAGATGAAGGAAGCCTCGGTCAGCGCGGCCGTAGTCTTGATGGTCTTCGCGCTGAAGGCCTTTACCTTCCTGTACTCGCTGACCGGACGCTACCGGCCACCCAACGGGACGGACATCCTGGCGACGCTGATGGTCCGTGAAGCGTTCAAGTTCGGGAAGTGGGCCTACGCCGCCAGCATCGCGACGTACCTCCTCATCCTCGCGCTCGGGGTCATCGCGCCGTATCTCTACTACCAGTACAGACAGGGGAGCCTCTGA
- a CDS encoding ABC transporter substrate-binding protein: MDRRKYLAALGVGAAASIAGCGGDGGSGGSGGSGGDGGSGGSGGSDGGSGSSDGSSGQQWDGELEVLHGWAGGDGEAAVNALIEVFQEAYPEMSTNFQAVGASANVNLNATILRRMVNGNPMSSFANWPGQNLERYRGNLMDLEADVWDAEGYKDVMQQRAIELNTFNGKMPAVPLGSHRMNNLFYNISAFEEAGIDPDSLDSVEALMSALDTLQSETDIVPMGQAMVAPWTVLQLWAQVLMGQSGIDAYMDFIEGNGDRGMMIEALETVRDIQQNYITDDASTSSFTDMGGKMINGEVACMHQGNWLAGQFRVDDSFNYQEHWDWVPFPGTEGTYTYHIDSIVAPANNPTREETIAWQKFVGTKEAQIAYNNLKGSVPLRTDVDPGELGDFIAMTYEDLTSSDRYPPTIAHGLAVPPEQLGACRTALSNNMMGPYDVEAAADALLDAVTG, encoded by the coding sequence ATGGACCGACGGAAGTACCTCGCCGCACTCGGTGTCGGTGCCGCAGCCAGTATCGCTGGCTGTGGCGGCGACGGGGGTTCGGGCGGTTCAGGCGGCTCGGGTGGCGACGGCGGCTCGGGTGGGTCCGGTGGTTCTGACGGCGGAAGTGGCAGTTCCGACGGGTCGAGCGGTCAGCAGTGGGACGGCGAACTCGAAGTCCTCCACGGCTGGGCCGGCGGTGACGGCGAGGCGGCAGTCAACGCTCTCATCGAGGTGTTCCAGGAGGCGTACCCCGAGATGTCGACGAACTTCCAGGCTGTCGGGGCCAGCGCGAACGTCAACCTGAACGCGACAATCCTCCGGCGGATGGTCAACGGCAACCCGATGAGTTCCTTCGCCAACTGGCCGGGGCAGAACCTCGAACGGTACCGCGGGAACCTCATGGACCTCGAAGCGGATGTCTGGGACGCCGAGGGGTACAAGGACGTGATGCAACAGCGGGCCATCGAACTCAACACCTTCAACGGGAAGATGCCCGCCGTGCCGCTCGGTTCCCACCGGATGAACAACCTTTTCTACAACATCTCGGCGTTCGAAGAGGCCGGTATCGATCCCGACAGCCTCGACAGCGTCGAGGCGTTGATGAGCGCGCTCGACACCCTCCAGTCCGAAACCGATATCGTCCCGATGGGGCAGGCGATGGTTGCCCCATGGACGGTGCTCCAACTGTGGGCACAGGTGCTCATGGGACAGTCTGGTATCGACGCCTACATGGACTTCATCGAGGGCAACGGTGACCGCGGGATGATGATCGAGGCCCTGGAGACCGTCCGTGACATCCAACAGAACTACATCACCGACGACGCGTCCACGTCCAGTTTCACCGACATGGGCGGGAAGATGATCAACGGCGAGGTCGCCTGTATGCACCAGGGCAACTGGCTCGCGGGCCAGTTCCGCGTCGACGACTCGTTCAACTATCAGGAACACTGGGACTGGGTCCCCTTCCCGGGAACCGAGGGCACCTACACCTACCACATCGACTCCATCGTCGCGCCCGCGAACAACCCGACTCGGGAAGAGACAATCGCGTGGCAGAAGTTCGTCGGGACGAAGGAGGCCCAGATCGCCTACAACAACCTCAAAGGCTCCGTCCCGCTGCGGACCGACGTGGACCCGGGCGAACTGGGCGACTTCATCGCGATGACCTACGAGGACCTGACCAGTTCGGACCGCTACCCGCCGACCATCGCCCACGGACTGGCGGTACCGCCGGAGCAACTCGGGGCGTGCCGGACGGCGCTGAGCAACAACATGATGGGGCCGTACGACGTTGAAGCCGCTGCCGACGCGCTGCTGGACGCCGTCACCGGATAG